Part of the Candidatus Tanganyikabacteria bacterium genome is shown below.
CGGTAGGCTGGGCGGTCGGCGCTGCCGTGGGGGCGGTGGTCGGCGCGGCGGTGGGCGCGGCGGTCGGAGCCGGCGTCGGCGTCGCCGACGGGGTGGCATCCTGCGAACCGCTGGCGTCGGCGGAGGGCGAGGCCGCGCTGGAGAGATCGGCGGGAGGCACGGCGATGGCCCCGGCGGGCGCCGTCACCGACGGCGCGGTCGGCAGCGTGTCGCCGGTGGCGAGGTCGCCGCCTTCCCGGACCCCGCAGCCTGCGGCGAGCAGACCTGCCAGGAAAACCGGAATCGCCTTTGAACGCATCTGGGGATGCCTCCTCTTAACGGTATATGGACGTGCGCCGGTCACAACCTGACCAAGCCACGGTTAAGAGGCGGCTAAACTTTGGGAAGCAGCCAGCTCCCGGTGATGGCTCGCAGCCGGTCTCCGACCGCGTGGGTCGCCGGAGAGACGCTGCGGCCCTTGAGCGTGACCAGTTCCAGGTCCTGGTGGAAGAGCCCGCCATCCACCTCGACGCGGCGCAACCGGCCGGCCGCGATGGTGCCGGCCGCCAGGTGGCCGGGGAGAATGGACGCCCCCAGGTCTCGCTCCACGAGGGCGATGATGGCTTCGCCCTGGTCGACCTCCATGGCGATCCGGGGCTCCAGGCTGCGCGACGAGAAGAACGGCGCCAGGTGCTCGGCCCAGTAGGGATTGGCGCGGCTCGTGAGGATCAGCGGCAGGCGCGCCAGTTCGTGATGGTTGATGCGTCCCGGCGTGCGGGAATGGGGCGCGACGACCAGCATCGCGTCGTCCCGGCCGAGGGCGTCGCGATCGAGGTCGGGTGGGCTCGGGCCCGGCACCACGCCAAGGTCGGCGCTGCCCAGGCGCAGCAGGTCGTGGATTTCACCTGGTGCCGCGAAAGTGAACGAAAGGGCGATGTCCGGGTAGTCGCGAGCCACGCTCGCCGCCAGTTCGGGCAGTATGCCGGTCCCCATCGTACGCAGGGCCGCCAGGCGCACCGGGCCGCGCGGCGGGCCCGCCTGGAGCCTCTCCAGTTCGGTGCGGAAGGCGGCGACCTGGTCGCCCAGGCGATCGCACAGGGCCGCCAGTTCGCGGCCGGCCACCGTGAGGTAGACCCGGTGCTTGATGCGATCGAACAGGGCGACGCCGAGTTCGGCCTCCAGGGCCTGCACCGCCTTGGAGATGGTCGGCTGCGACACGACGCAGGCCCGGGCGGCGGCATGGAACGAACCCTCGCGCGCGGCCGCGTGGAAGTAGTGGAGATTGGCCGGGAGTAAGGGATCCTGGTTCATTGCAGCCTGCTCGGGGGGGGGCCGCCCCCCCGAGCCCCCCCGCAGTGCCGTCCGTGGCGGTTCGCCGGGCATCCCTGCCCGGCGCGGGGCTCATGAACCAGCATCGGCGCAGCTGGAAGGCAGCTCACTTGAACCTCAGGAAGGGAAACAGGCGATCCAGCAGGCGATCCTGCGCGCGCGCCCGGCGGAGAGCTTGCGCGTAGGGGATCTGGCTGAACGTGACCATCGAGTAGAGCGGGAGGAACTTTCCGGGGAACAGGCGGGCGAGCGCTTTTTCCAGGTTCTTGCGCGCCACCCACCCGGGTCGGGCGACCTTGGAGCGCATCTCCACGAAATTCTCCAGCGCCAGGTCGGCCAGGGCGTCGGTGTTTTCCTTGCGAGCCTGCTCGTACTCGCGAAACGCCGCCTCGTCGGCGGCGCCGCGCCGCGCGAGGATGCCGGCCAGCACCGAGCAATCCTCGAACGCGGCGTTCATCCCCTGCCCGTAGAACGGCACGACCGCGTGGCACGCGTCGCCCACCAGCACGGCCTTGTCCCGGTAATGCCACGGGAAGCAGCGCACGTAGACCAGGCTGCTGGCCGGGTTGTGGCGGAAATCGTCCGCCAGGTCGGGCATGAGCGGCACGACGTCGGGAAACTCGCGACCGAAGAACGATTGCACCGCATCGTCGGTCGCCAGGTCGGCGAAGCTGCCGGGCCCCTCGAAGGGCAGGAAGAGCGTGCAGGTGAACGAGCCGTCGAGGTTGGGCAGGGCGATGAGCATGAAGTCGTGGCGGGGCCAGATGTGCAGGGCGTGTTTATCCAGGCGCCACGCGCCGCCGGGCCCCGGCGGCAGGGACAGCTCCTTGTAGCCCCAGTCCAGGTAGTTCTGGTGGTAATCGAAGCGATCCAGGCGCGCCAGGGCGGCGCGCACCACCGAATGCGCCCCGTCGGCGCCTATCACTACGCCGGGATCGGGCTTCTCGCCGCCGTCCGGAAACACGAGAGTTCTCTCTTCCAGGTCCACGCCCACCGCCCGCCGGCCGAAATGGATCTGCACGCCCGGCAGGGCCGCCGCGGCATCCAGGAGGACCATGTTCAGGCCGTTGCGGGAAATCGAGTAGATGCACTCGTGGGGATGGATGCCATAGGGCTGCAGCGAGGTGCGGCCCGCGCGATCGTGAATCATCCGGCCGCGCATCGGGATGGCGCGCTCGAGGATCGCCTCTTCCAGGCCGACCTCGCGCAAGGCAGCCAGACCCCGCGTGGAAAGCGCCATGTTGATGGAGCGCCCCCGTTCGACCGACTCGCGCCGCATGTCGCCGCGCCGTTCGAAGACCGAGACCTGGTGGCCCTGCTGGCCCAGGTAGACGGCCAGCAACGACCCGGCCAGGCCGGCGCCCGCGATCTGGAACCGCGTCATGCGGGCAGGAGCGTGACCAGTTCGCGCGCGAACCGCCAGACCTCGTGGAACGTGTTGTAGAGCGGCACGGGGGCGACGCGGATGATTGCCGGCTCGCGGTGGTCGCACACGAAGCCGGCGCGCTCCAGGGCCTCGTGCACGGCCCTGGCGTCGGCCCTTTCCACCCGCAGCGAGATCTGGCACCCGCGGGCCGCCGGGTCGGCGGGCGTCACGACCTGCAACGTACCGGCCGGGGCGGCGGCAAGCCACTCCAGGAGCTTGGCGGTGAGGAGCTCCGACTTGCGGCGCAGGGCCGGCATGCCGGCCTCGGCGAAGAGTTCCAGGGAGGCGCGGCACGCGGCCGTGGACAGGATCGGCGCGTTGGAGAGCTGCCAGCCGGCCGCGCCCTCCTGGGCGCGAAACTCGGGACGGAGCGCGAAGCGCGTCCCGGGGTCGTGGCCCCACCAGCCGGCGAACCGCGGCAGGTCGGTGCGGGCCGCGTGGCGCTCGTGCACGAAGGCGCCGCCGACGCCGCCCGGGCCGCAGTTGAGATACTTGTAACTACACCAAACGGCGAAATCAACATTCCAGTCATGTAGCTTGAGTGGGATGTTGCCTGTCGCGTGGGCCAGATCGAAGCCGACCGTGCAGCCGACGCGCTGCGCGGCCGCCGTGATGCGGCCCATGTCAAGCGCCTGGCCGGTGACGTAGTTGACGCCTCCCAGCAAGACCAGGGCGATGCGGCGCCCTTCGCGGGTGATCAGGTCCACGACGTCCTCGGTCGAGACCGTCTCGGCGCCTTCCCGGGGCCGCAGCAGGAGCTTTCCGGTGCGCGGATCGTAGCCGTGGAAGCGGATCTGGCTGTCGATGGCGAAGCGGTCCGACGGAAAAGCCTCCTCCTCCATGAGGATCTTGAAGCGGTCCATGCTCGGCCGGTAGAAGGACACGAGCAGGAGGTGGAGGTTGACCGTCAGGGAGTTCATCATGACGACCTCGGCCGGGCGAGCGCCCACCAGGCTCGCCATGTCGGCCGCGAGAGTCTCGTGGTAGGAGTACCAGGGGCGGTCCCCGGAAAAGTGGGCCGCCACTCCCTCGGCGGCCCAGCGATCGAGTTCCGCCTCGACATACTCCCGCGCCTTGCGCGGCTGCAGGCCCAGGGAATGGCCGCACAGGTACACGGCCGGCTCGCCGTCCTCGCGGGTCGGGAGGCAGAAACGCTCGCGGAAGGCCGCAAGCTCGTCCTCGGCGTCGAGGCGCAGGGCCTCTTCCTCGGCCGACACCAGCAAGGTCGTCATAGCGGTTGCACCTCGAACAGCACGGGCCGCGCGGGGGCGGCGTCGAGCACGAAGGGGGCGATCTGGAGGTTGAGGAGATAGCGGCCGTCCGGGATCCCGGCGTCGATGAATGCGAGTTCGGTCACCGTGCGGTCGCGAGTGAGGGGATTGGCCACGCGTTCGGCGACGTCCCAGAACGCGCGGTGCGCGGCCAATCTGCCCTCGTCGCGCTCGGGATCGAGGCTCGGCAGGTCGGTCACCAGGTGGTGGACCCCGCGGTCGCGCAGCGACCGTGCGATCTCCGGGGTGAAGTAGGGCCAGGTCCCCCCGGTCCACGTGCGCGTCTTCTTGGTGTAGTCGTTGGGCTTGGTCCGCACCACCAGGCCCTGGATGAAGGGCCCCGCATCCCGCAAGAGCGGATCCAGGACCGAGTAAGTGATCGCCGCGTCGCCGCCCGGGAGCCTCTCGGGCGTCACGGTGACCACCGTCGCCGGCACCAGGACCTCGCGCAGGGCGGCGTGCACCGAGAGCCGCGCGTCGGTCAGGTGCCCCACGCACTCGGTGTGCGTGCCGCTGCCGTGCGGGCAAAGCGTGAGCATCTCGCAGTTGCACGAGCCGCCCTCGCGGACGTCGCCGACGAACTCGCCGGCCCGCCAGACGTAGGCCCGGGAGGCCGGCAGGCCGAAGGCTTCGGGCTGCGCGCCGTGAAAATCGAGCGGTATGGCCAGGTGCAATGGCCGTTCCACGCGCACCGCGAAACGCTCGCCGCCGATCTCCAGCACCAG
Proteins encoded:
- a CDS encoding cyclase family protein — its product is MTLSTEPRTGWRLVLEIGGERFAVRVERPLHLAIPLDFHGAQPEAFGLPASRAYVWRAGEFVGDVREGGSCNCEMLTLCPHGSGTHTECVGHLTDARLSVHAALREVLVPATVVTVTPERLPGGDAAITYSVLDPLLRDAGPFIQGLVVRTKPNDYTKKTRTWTGGTWPYFTPEIARSLRDRGVHHLVTDLPSLDPERDEGRLAAHRAFWDVAERVANPLTRDRTVTELAFIDAGIPDGRYLLNLQIAPFVLDAAPARPVLFEVQPL
- a CDS encoding FAD-dependent monooxygenase; amino-acid sequence: MTRFQIAGAGLAGSLLAVYLGQQGHQVSVFERRGDMRRESVERGRSINMALSTRGLAALREVGLEEAILERAIPMRGRMIHDRAGRTSLQPYGIHPHECIYSISRNGLNMVLLDAAAALPGVQIHFGRRAVGVDLEERTLVFPDGGEKPDPGVVIGADGAHSVVRAALARLDRFDYHQNYLDWGYKELSLPPGPGGAWRLDKHALHIWPRHDFMLIALPNLDGSFTCTLFLPFEGPGSFADLATDDAVQSFFGREFPDVVPLMPDLADDFRHNPASSLVYVRCFPWHYRDKAVLVGDACHAVVPFYGQGMNAAFEDCSVLAGILARRGAADEAAFREYEQARKENTDALADLALENFVEMRSKVARPGWVARKNLEKALARLFPGKFLPLYSMVTFSQIPYAQALRRARAQDRLLDRLFPFLRFK
- a CDS encoding LysR family transcriptional regulator, giving the protein MNQDPLLPANLHYFHAAAREGSFHAAARACVVSQPTISKAVQALEAELGVALFDRIKHRVYLTVAGRELAALCDRLGDQVAAFRTELERLQAGPPRGPVRLAALRTMGTGILPELAASVARDYPDIALSFTFAAPGEIHDLLRLGSADLGVVPGPSPPDLDRDALGRDDAMLVVAPHSRTPGRINHHELARLPLILTSRANPYWAEHLAPFFSSRSLEPRIAMEVDQGEAIIALVERDLGASILPGHLAAGTIAAGRLRRVEVDGGLFHQDLELVTLKGRSVSPATHAVGDRLRAITGSWLLPKV
- the kynU gene encoding kynureninase — encoded protein: MTTLLVSAEEEALRLDAEDELAAFRERFCLPTREDGEPAVYLCGHSLGLQPRKAREYVEAELDRWAAEGVAAHFSGDRPWYSYHETLAADMASLVGARPAEVVMMNSLTVNLHLLLVSFYRPSMDRFKILMEEEAFPSDRFAIDSQIRFHGYDPRTGKLLLRPREGAETVSTEDVVDLITREGRRIALVLLGGVNYVTGQALDMGRITAAAQRVGCTVGFDLAHATGNIPLKLHDWNVDFAVWCSYKYLNCGPGGVGGAFVHERHAARTDLPRFAGWWGHDPGTRFALRPEFRAQEGAAGWQLSNAPILSTAACRASLELFAEAGMPALRRKSELLTAKLLEWLAAAPAGTLQVVTPADPAARGCQISLRVERADARAVHEALERAGFVCDHREPAIIRVAPVPLYNTFHEVWRFARELVTLLPA